From Thiohalobacter sp., a single genomic window includes:
- a CDS encoding cytochrome P460 family protein, which produces MKNTMLAILLLALGGAAQATDPVPPAPNGIAFPEGYRDWRVISTSHRLDNNTLRVILGNDIAVAAARAGNTNPWPDGAILGKLVWKEAPEAHWPQAIAPETFVHAEFMIKDSRRFADNGTGWGWARWTGLALKPWGEDANLAQACIACHTPVKGRDWVFTTPAPLPPR; this is translated from the coding sequence TTGAAGAACACTATGCTGGCCATACTGCTGCTGGCCCTGGGCGGCGCCGCCCAGGCCACGGACCCCGTGCCCCCGGCGCCCAACGGCATCGCCTTTCCCGAGGGTTATCGCGACTGGCGGGTGATCTCGACCAGTCACCGCCTGGACAACAACACCCTGCGGGTCATCCTCGGCAACGACATCGCTGTCGCCGCCGCCCGCGCCGGCAACACCAACCCCTGGCCGGACGGGGCCATCCTCGGCAAGCTGGTATGGAAGGAGGCGCCCGAGGCGCACTGGCCGCAGGCGATCGCCCCGGAAACCTTCGTGCATGCCGAGTTCATGATCAAGGACAGCCGGCGCTTTGCGGACAACGGCACCGGCTGGGGCTGGGCGCGCTGGACCGGGCTGGCGCTCAAGCCCTGGGGCGAGGACGCCAACCTGGCACAGGCCTGCATCGCCTGCCACACCCCGGTCAAGGGCCGGGACTGGGTATTCACCACGCCGGCACCGTTGCCGCCGAGGTGA